Genomic DNA from Flavobacterium sp. N502540:
CCTGCTTCGAAAAACGGGATTGTAAATAATGGTAAGTATTCAAAGTTTCGGTAACAATATCTCTCTCCTCTAAAACAGGAACCGACCCAATTTTAGAAAAACGGTCTGTGATCGTCTGTAAACGTTCAATATCTTTTTCAATTTCAAAAGTTATAGACGAATCGATTTCTTCTGTCTTTAAAATCTCTACCCAGCCAATTAAAGAGGATAAAGGTGTTCCGATTTGATGCGCCGTTTCTTTTGCCATTCCTGCCCAGAGTTTATTTTGGGTAGCCATTTTGGTACTTCTGTAAAAATTATAAATCAAAGCTCCAAACAAAAAGATAATCAGCAATAAGGCGATGGGATAATATTTCAGTTTATTAATCAATGCCGAATTCCCATAATACAATTCCTGATGTTTTCCGGGCGCATATTCAATAACGATAGGCTCATTCTCATTTTTCAGATTTTTGAGATAAGATAAGGTGCTTTTTTCATTTTGCAGGACTTCTTCCGGAACATTCACAGAACTAATCACCTTATCATACATGGTAAGCATAACGGGAACCGAGGTATTATTGTTGATGATTTCAAGCGGTAAATCTAAATCTGTATTTTCATCTGCATTGACCAGTGTCTTTTGTGCATTGGCCCAAAGATTCATCTTTAAGCGTTCTTCGTTTTTAAAGATTTGGAAAAAAGTATAAGTGTTCCAGAGAATCAGGGAAATGATTAAAAAGGAAATGGTAATAATGATCCAACGGGTTGTATTTCTTCTCTCGGAAAAAGACATAAATATTTTTTTGTGGTATAAATATAACGAAATATACACATTTAATATTTTGTGTAACGATAAAGATTTTTTTGTTTTAAAGTCTGAAACTATTTCTTTGGATTAAACGATTTTTCTATTTTTGTAGCTACGGAAATGAGATTCCTTTAAAAAGAAAAATATGATTAGTATTGATCCAAAAGAAATACCAACGGCCAAATTGCAAGGCTATTTACAAAGTGCTGTGGGGCCTAGGCCAATTGCATTTGCAAGTACAATTAGTGCTAAGGGAATACCCAATTTGTCACCTTTTAGTTTCTTTAATGTGTTCAGTGCCAATCCGCCAATTTTGGTTTTTTCACCAGCACGACGCGTACGCGACAATACAATAAAACATACTTTAATTAACGCTGAGGAAACCCGCGAAGTAGTTATAAATGTTGTGAATTATGATTTGGTGCAACAGACATCATTAGCCAGTACCGAATATGGTGATGGCGTAAATGAATTTATAAAAGCCGGATTGACACAAGTCCCGTCCGATTTTGTAAAGCCTTATCGTGTAAAAGAGTCTCCGGTACAGTTTGAATGTAAAGTCACTCAGATTATTCCGTTGGGAGATCAGGGAGGTGCAGGAAATCTGATTCTTTGTGAAGTGGTTAAGCTTCATATCAGCGAAGCTGTTTTAGATGAAAACGGAGCCATTGATCAGTATAAAATAGATCTGGTTTCAAGATTGGGCAGTAATTGGTATTCCCGATCGAATCAGGGGCTTTTTGAAGTGC
This window encodes:
- a CDS encoding sensor histidine kinase, which produces MSFSERRNTTRWIIITISFLIISLILWNTYTFFQIFKNEERLKMNLWANAQKTLVNADENTDLDLPLEIINNNTSVPVMLTMYDKVISSVNVPEEVLQNEKSTLSYLKNLKNENEPIVIEYAPGKHQELYYGNSALINKLKYYPIALLLIIFLFGALIYNFYRSTKMATQNKLWAGMAKETAHQIGTPLSSLIGWVEILKTEEIDSSITFEIEKDIERLQTITDRFSKIGSVPVLEERDIVTETLNTYHYLQSRFSKQVTFSYQAPQQSIQAMINPTLHSWTIENLVKNAIDAMKGKGMLDLQIEEDTHHVKINVKDSGTGISKKQFKTIFEPGFTTKKRGWGLGLSLTKRIVEEYHNGKIKVLQSEIGKGTTFQILLNKKV
- a CDS encoding flavin reductase family protein, whose translation is MISIDPKEIPTAKLQGYLQSAVGPRPIAFASTISAKGIPNLSPFSFFNVFSANPPILVFSPARRVRDNTIKHTLINAEETREVVINVVNYDLVQQTSLASTEYGDGVNEFIKAGLTQVPSDFVKPYRVKESPVQFECKVTQIIPLGDQGGAGNLILCEVVKLHISEAVLDENGAIDQYKIDLVSRLGSNWYSRSNQGLFEVPKPLTTLGVGVDVIPDFIKESPVFDGNDLGKLGNIEALPTTEEVSIFVKENFSVKGVLSSDDLEKVHLEAKKYLNKDDISSAWKVLLAKQ